The proteins below come from a single Pleuronectes platessa chromosome 3, fPlePla1.1, whole genome shotgun sequence genomic window:
- the adamtsl7 gene encoding thrombospondin type-1 domain-containing protein 4 codes for MAELWQQLGSPQQLRALAPLFFICLLCPPSGALPWDNEASASPLEGFEVVKGNFSRTFLRVGYHKIAEIPAGAQNISIQETVKSRNYLALQTQTGVSIINGKWVIDRPGIFTAVGTQLTYRRPNEIRSRLGESITAPGPLTEDLHVYLIYQQPGPGVHYEYSVPLQTTEPTPEPHVPSGILPLVETVDPSLSGEKTHPGDMSNNDITQETPYHNQVPTEPSVNVDLQPTYTWTRSGHTECSTTCGTGRRQVLLECVEKHSQTTVPADLCDPALQPVNQSEACNTQPCAAYWDVGEWSDCTKRCGPGTQHRQVICRQVTHVHANGTESQVTVAPELCGVPDRPVTKSTCQLKICSQWDVRSEWSLCSVPCGVGQRSREVVCLSNQGDEEEDYECNMNLKPDTLQNCDMGACARSWFTSLWSQRCSRECGRGNRTRTAICLMDHVTDLPLDSCEGDRPAEVTSCDSGPCQNRLEWYTGPWGQCSAECGNGTQTRSVACIYNNNGHMEVADQPKCSDLPQPITAQTCNLKPCGAQWYFTEWSACSRSCNGGYRVREANCLADSVAPSDRCDPSLTPESREECNKQPCLAEISPSCSDQYHNCMVVVQARLCIYNYYRGVCCASCSRVQKTYPNSFQKNHIRR; via the exons ATGGCTGAATTGTGGCAGCAGCTCGGTTCCCCGCAGCAGCTTCGAGCTCTGGCTCCCCTCTTCTTCATTTGTCTTCTCTGCCCTCCCTCAGGTGCTCTTCCCTGGGATAACGAAGCCAGTGCATCCCCTCTGGAG ggGTTTGAGGTGGTGAAGGGGAATTTCTCTCGGACTTTCCTGCGCGTTGGCTACCACAAGATTGCAGAGATTCCAGCAGGAGCGCAAAACATCAGCATACAGGAGACAGTGAAGAGCAGAAACTAcctgg ctctgcagacCCAAACTGGAGTGTCTATCATCAACGGAAAGTGGGTGATTGACAGGCCTGGGATCTTCACCGCCGTGGGAACACAGCTGACGTACCGACGACCCAATGAAATCCGCTCTCGCCTCGGAGAGTCCATCACTGCGCCTGGGCCGCTCACTGAGGACCTGCACGTCTAC TTGATCTACCAGCAACCAGGTCCTGGTGTACACTATGAATACAGTGTTCCTTTACAAACCACAGAACCCACTCCTGAACCACATGTACCTTCTGGTATACTTCCCCTGG TAGAGACAGTAGATCCATCCCTCTCAGGCGAGAAAACACACCCAGGTGACATGAGCAACAATGACATCACCCAGGAGACACCTTATCACAACCAGGTTCCCACTGAACCCAGCGTGAATGTTGACCTTCAGCCTACTTATACCTGGACGAGGAGTGGCCACACAGAGTGCAGCACAACCTGTGGCACTG GCAGGCGTCAAGTGCTCTTGGAGTGTGTTGAGAAGCATTCACAGACGACTGTTCCTGCTGACCTCTGTGACCCTGCACTTCAACCAGTAAACCAGTCAGAAGCCTGCAACACGCAGCCCTGCGCTGCTTA CTGGGACGTGGGGGAGTGGTCGGATTGCACCAAGAGGTGTGGGCCCGGCACTCAGCACCGACAGGTCATCTGCCGTCAGGTCACTCACGTCCATGCCAACGGGACAGAGTCCCAGGTGACCGTTGCACCAGAGCTGTGCGGGGTGCCTGATAGGCCAGTGACCAAGTCTACCTGTCAGCTGAAAATATGCAGCCAATGGGACGTTCGATCTGAGTGGAGCTTg TGTTCCGTGCCGTGTGGGGTGGGCCAGCGCAGCAGGGAGGTGGTGTGTCTGAGTAACCAgggtgacgaggaggaggattaCGAGTGCAACATGAACCTGAAGCCAGACACACTGCAAAACTGTGACATGGGAGCGTGTGCACGGAGCTGGTTCACCTCCCTCTGGAGCCAACGG TGCTCTAGAGAGTGTGGTCGAGGCAATCGAACCCGGACAGCTATATGCCTGATGGACCATGTGACTGACCTTCCATTGGACAGCTGTGAAGGGGATCGTCCAGCGGAGGTGACCTCTTGTGACTCGGGCCCATGTCAGAACCGGCTGGAGTGGTACACCGGGCCGTGGGGTCAG TGTTCTGCCGAGTGTGGGAACGGCACGCAGACCCGGAGCGTGGCTTGTATTTACAACAACAACGGTCACATGGAGGTCGCGGACCAGCCGAAATGTTCGGATCtgcctcagccaatcacagctcagaCCTGCAACCTGAAGCCGTGTGGTGCCCAGTGGTATTTCACAGAGTGGAGCGCG TGTTCTCGGTCCTGTAACGGGGGTTACCGCGTACGGGAGGCCAACTGTCTCGCTGACAGTGTGGCCCCGAGCGACCGCTGTGACCCCAGTTTGACCCCGGAGAGTCGTGAAGAATGCAATAAACAACCGTGTCTAGCCGAGATAA GTCCATCGTGCAGTGACCAGTATCATAACTGCATGGTGGTGGTTCAAGCCCGACTCTGCATTTACAATTACTACAGAGGGGTCTGCTGCGCCTCCTGCTCCCGTGTACAGAAGACGTACCCCAACTCGTTTCAAAAGAACCACATCCGAAGGTGA